Proteins encoded together in one Lathamus discolor isolate bLatDis1 chromosome 3, bLatDis1.hap1, whole genome shotgun sequence window:
- the LOC136010990 gene encoding galactose-3-O-sulfotransferase 2-like → MLQVAEKMQPARSCQCELERALQQTTDHGQKRLRDALQPPDLLWEDGSLFWQRKPVPDTTLTEGPQDTLQTQPYLSQETPLETSPGSQEEHWTSPPVESSKKVKAQLSPTRLKSQLPGLRKATREGPSPGLPGGTSTVLGDAGALTSKFIIFANRMTTEEHQRLSPPGATQVVVQSQPQPQAIDSPQDQWGSSLKYTMSNPVQPPQAEDLHKTHTQRGVFPSQTKVPKVEEVTLGDQQGRGVSSQGQRCEPKTDIVFLKVHKSASSTVMNILFRFGETHNLTFAFPNGGGNQLFYPRHFLASFVQGFSPWSPQRFNILCHHMRFLQPEVQKVVPSSAVYFSILRNPVQLMESSFVYYKGTSAFSRARSLEEFLSQPYHYYNPANSDSHYAKNLMTFDFGFNPDGEVSAERVQLMLKVIEASFDLLLISEYFDESMVLLKEMLCWDLDSVVSFPLNIRDSSTKSPLPDSIVEKIKDWNRLDWEIYIYFNRTFWERIDRDIGRERMQQEVKALRDRQAELARTCLQGTGSVAPKDIKDSSLRPLQHGNAKILGYNLKQGLHKEMEHTCRRLVTPELQYSSILYKKQFAQKQPQTHQPSPSQQDNALKNKLKGTRN, encoded by the exons ATGCTTCAGGTTGCGGAGAAGATGCAGCCTGCCAG AAGCTGCCAGTGCGAGCTGGAGCGTGCCCTGCAGCAGACCACAGACCATGGCCAGAAGCGGCTGAGGGATGCCCTCCAGCCCCCTGACCTGCTGTGGGAGGATGGTTCCCTGTTCTGGCAGAGAAAACCCGTGCCTGACACCACCTTGACTGAGGGCCCACAAGACACTCTTCAGACTCAACCATACCTCAGCCaggagaccccactggaaaccagcccaggcagccaagaggAGCACTGGACCTCGCCGCCTGTGGAGAGCAGCAAGAAGGTGAAAGCCCAGCTGTCACCCACGAGGCTGAAATCCCAGCTTCCTGGCCTGAGAAAAGCAACCAGAGAGGGCCCTTCTCCAGGTCTTCCTGGGGGAACCTCCACAGTGTTGGGAGACGCTGGTGCTCTCACCAGCAAGTTCATAATCTTTGCGAACAGGATGACCACAGAGGAGCACCAGCGACTGTCACCACCAGGAGCGACACAGGTGGTGGTACAGAGCCAGCCTCAGCCTCAAGCCATAGATTCCCCCCAAGACCAGTGGGGCAGCTCACTTAAATACACCATGTCAAACCCTGTTCAACCTCCACAGGCAGAGGACTTGCataagacacacacacagaggggaGTATTCCCAAGCCAGACAAAAGTCCCTAAGGTTGAGGAGGTGACACTTGGAGaccagcagggcagaggagtCTCCTCTCAAGGGCAGAGGTGTGAGCCCAAGACTGACATTGTTTTCCTGAAGGTCCACAAGAGCGCCAGCAGCACCGTCATGAACATCCTCTTCCGCTTCGGCGAGACACACAACCTCACCTTTGCTTTCCCCAACGGAGGGGGCAACCAGCTCTTCTACCCGCGCCACTTCTTGGCCAGCTTCGTGCAGGGCTTCTCCCCCTGGAGCCCTCAGCGGTTCAACATCCTCTGCCACCACATGCGCTTCCTGCAGCCAGAG GTGCAGAAAGTGGTGCCCAGCTCCGCTGTCTATTTCTCCATCCTGAGGAACCCTGTGCAGCTCATGGAGTCCTCCTTTGTGTACTACAAGGGCACATCAGCTTTCTCCCGTGCCCGCAGCCTGGAGGAGTTCCTCAGCCAGCCCTACCATTACTACAACCCTGCAAACAGTGACAGCCACTACGCCAAGAACCTCATGACGTTTGACTTTGGCTTCAACCCCGATGGAGAGGTCTCTGCTGAGCGGGTGCAACTCATGCTGAAGGTCATTGAGGCATCCTTTGACTTGCTCCTCATCTCCGAGTACTTTGATGAGTCCATGGTGCTGCTGAAGGAGATGTTGTGCTGGGACCTGGACAGCGTTGTCTCCTTCCCACTCAACATCAGGGACAGCAGCACCAAGTCACCCCTGCCAGACAGCATTGTGGAGAAGATAAAGGACTGGAATAGGCTGGACTGGGAAATCTACATCTACTTCAACAGGACCTTCTGGGAAAGGATTGACAGGGACATTGGCAGGGAACGCATGCAGCAGGAAGTAAAGGCACTTCGGgacaggcaggcagagctggcgAGGACCTGCCTGCAAGGGACAGGCAGCGTGGCCCCAAAGGACATCAAAGACTCCTCCCTGCGCCCACTGCAGCATGGCAACGCAAAGATCTTGGGCTATAACCTCAAGCAGGGCTTGCATAAGGAGATGGAGCACACGTGCCGGCGTCTGGTGACCCCAGAGCTGCagtacagcagcatcctctACAAGAAACAGTTTGCCCAGAAGCAGCCCCAGACCCACCAGCCCAGTCCCTCACAGCAGGACAATGCCCTGAAGAACAAGCTGAAGGGCACCCGAAACTGA
- the LOC136012219 gene encoding aquaporin-12-like yields MAAGSALGSMCSASQACQAAPRALTCGFIKRRCRSCPCSLLGFGPAFSPRTAFAMAGLNVSIAFFFLVVGVCQVLRQLSKRLLSPGAYGCLARELAGSLQLCMSCLELRMLVEIGPWGGGFGPDVVLTLLFLLFAVHGASFDGASANPTVSLQEFLLLESSLAATATKLLAQGAGMGMGWAVTKLYWSWELTQFHLIQNLIAPECSSSIRTAVHHAAFAEGSCSFLFHLILLKLRQSHPVYQVPALAATVTFLSYTAGPYTGAFFNPALATAATFHCSGSSFWDYIRVYWLGPLTGMLAALLLFQGNIPRLFQKNLLYRQKSKYKIPKAKVVAHVEGDEPQRKRKGEKSNSKPCA; encoded by the exons ATGGCAGCAGGCAGTGCCCTGGGCAGCATGTGCAGTGCTTCCCAAGCCTGTCAGGCTGCGCCACGTGCGCTTACATGCGGCTTTATAAAGAGGAGGTGCAGGAGCTGTCCGTGTTCCCTCCTGGGGTTTGGTCCGGCCTTTTCCCCCAGAACAGCCTTTGCTATGGCTGGCCTGAATGTCtccattgctttctttttcctggtggTTGGGGTGTGCCAGGTGCTCAGGCAGCTTTCCAAGAGGCTTCTGTCTCCTGGAGCATATGGCTGCCTTGCCAGAGAACTTGCTGGCTCGTTACAGCTGTGCATGAGCTGCCTTGAGCTGAGGATGCTGGTGGAGATCGGCCCATGGGGTGGTGGCTTTGGTCCAGACGTGGTCCTTacgctgctcttcctcctcttcgcTGTTCATGGCGCCTCTTTTGATGGAGCATCCGCCAACCCGACCGTCTCTCTTCAGGAGTTCCTGCTCCTTGAGTCCAGCCTAGCAGCAACTGCTACAAAGCTGCTGGCCCAGGGTGCAGGCATGGGCATGGGCTGGGCTGTCACCAAGCTCTACTGGTCCTGGGAGCTGACGCAATTCCACCTCATCCAGAACCTGATAGCGCCAGAGTGCAGCTCCTCCATCCGCACCGCTGTGCACCACGCTGCCTTTGCGGAAGGcagctgctctttccttttccacctTATCCTTCTCAAGCTGCGACAAAGTCACCCAGTGTACCAGGTCCCTGCACTGGCAGCGACTGTCACCTTCCTGAGCTACACAG CTGGACCATACACAGGGGCCTTCTTCAACCCTGCCCTGGCCACCGCCGCCACCTTTCactgctctgggagcagcttTTGGGACTATATCCGGGTGTACTGGCTGGGGCCCCTCACAG GGATGCTCGCTGCCCTCCTGCTATTCCAAGGCAACATCCCACGACTCTTCCAGAAAAACCTTCTTTACAGACAGAAGAGCAAATACAAGATACCCAAGGCAAAGGTGGTGGCACATGTGGAGGGTGACGAACCACAGCggaagaggaaaggggagaagaGCAACTCCAAGCCCTGTGCCTGA